One Lucilia cuprina isolate Lc7/37 chromosome 4, ASM2204524v1, whole genome shotgun sequence DNA segment encodes these proteins:
- the LOC111683136 gene encoding papilin isoform X8, with translation MDLSRRSRLPPLIGFILLLCIQTSQSRFFGERLKRQNGAHMYLPASSIIPGGEGDDSTEWSDWSSASECSRSCGGGVSFQTRECLRTAPNGAPICKGGNRKYFSCNTQDCPEGEPDFRSQQCSRFNHQPFDGIFYEWIPYKNAPNPCELNCMPNGERFYYRHKAKVIDGTRCNDKDLDVCVDGQCQPVGCDMMLGSDAKEDICRKCGGDGTTCRTIADRFTTNNLAAGYNDLLLIPSGATNIRIQETSPSNNYLACRNLSSHYYLNGNFRIDFPRSMEFAGSWWNYQRKPMGFAAPDQLTCLGPINEPIFIVMLVQDKNVSIEYEYSIPQSVSSSTPDVYTWTHMEYGPCTASCGGGTQTRTVTCNNRLNLKEVDVSFCDERAKPAESQECGMEPCAPHWVTSEWGKCSKGCGSDGMQNRTVTCERTSATGENTIEEDSVCLEEVGNKPANQQECNRDIENCPKYHLGPWTPCDKLCGEGKQKRKVTCYIEENGRKKVLNDDDCIEEKPETEKVCMLTPCEGVDWIISPWSGCDACGQTTETRTAICASKSGKVYDDEFCAPETPSLSRPCESKKCKTLWFTSEWSKCSSPCGKGIQSRVVLCGEYDGKTITKVTDDSQCDVTSKPEAEQECEGDDKECPGQWFTGPWESCTKPCGGGERQREVLCLTNGTKSNNCDESKIQSLSEKCNTQACTEDEVMPVESTDKQVTDEEYEEDCEEEDDDNIKYVTDKMSEDLKTSDGIDFDEESTMSSLITDDLMLSDSTPSVDTTDEEISTDTPLTTVDGSGDEAESTEFSSIATEGSGDGIETTSETTDRSQSTDPSESTGSDYTESTISSTEESSSTEYSSSTESSLSTDSSLSSDAYSSTESSSSTESSLSTESSSTSDIDTTSSDIYSSTDVSESTFVTKISTDITKSTDSSDTTSSDFTDKYTVSLATDSSETTDISKSTDLESTTVSLHTDTSESYSSTELSTEFSGATGNSESTSFKDESETTVSEDISSSSDSSTYSSSVTDTSTESSSATDKIDSTEISTGSTDSSTEKTESTETTESTESTETTDSTSLDSTESSLSTETITESSVSTTNLPTDSSVTDSTESSESTETTDSTSLGSTESSLSTETITESSVSTTNLPTDSSVTDSTESTVTTESTDSTDLSNSDSTESTISTEPTTESSVYTTVQSTGSIASDSTNFSEASEYTDFTDSSTSDLRDSTLQTDTTTESPVSTTDQSTDSTDFASTDSSAATESSETTDLTSSTDIFTSTELLASTESSIWTSSSTKLYETTVSSETSSTDMSTSTDVTLSSDSTTVISSTDIITSLKSSTDVSESTDTSYTSESSDELTEPSSTLGISDTTDFSTETIGQESSGDTTLETESTVIFDSTTDTSGDSSLSTNEFTTVDIWTTEEDYEKSTPNTLEAAITKESKVKKCKAKKLKDCKKTEHGCCPDGKHIAKGPFDKGCPIAKTCAETEFGCCHDGVSPAGGKNFEGCPQSQCAETLFGCCPDKFTAAEGEDYEGCPEPTTLPPTTTTEIPEETTELLESESAETYSTNIPETTDVFSTDSTDIQETTDIFDTTDISETTDATLTKVTVQSCSFSEFGCCPDGKTVASGKNFAGCEDVFDEKNCRNSLFGCCNDGRTSATGPDNEGCPACTYEPYGCCPDNETPAHGPLGEGCCLNSPFGCCPDNINSARGPNFEDCDCQYAPYGCCPDKKTAARGPNSEGCGCETLEFGCCPDKLTPALGPKFEGCSCHTLQFGCCPDGITVAQGPHHYGCHCSQTEFKCCPDEKTPAKGPNNEGCTCLESKYGCCPDGVTSAQGDKFDGCENVKEPPQMSCKLPKETGTCGNFSIKFFFDTSYGACAKFWYGGCGGNGNRFDSESECKETCQEFKGKDACLLPKSQGPCTGYITKWYFDSDRGRCEEFKYGGCYGTNNRFDSLEECQSLCTVSESIPTCEQPMDEGPCEGSFERWYYDNATDVCRPFRYGGCKGNKNNYPTEHACNYHCRQPGVHKDYCSLPKKTGDCGEKHARWHYSEADKKCMPFYYTGCGGNKNNFQSLESCEDHCPKQVAKDICEIPAEVGECTNYEPMWYYDTKDQRCRQFYYGGCGGNENKFTSEDACNQRCEKKSEPQPEPQPEPQPEVVQPPTDINVCDEKPAQGECDNYTMVWHFDKEYSVCRQFYYGGCGGNGNRFESQADCERQCIGESQAVPESVPVQPEQPTNENVCLLPQDTGDCDDYMPYWYFDSTISQCSSFYYGGCGGNGNRFTSEEECLKHCSAEPGFQTRFEPDLEASPEIDDARKCFLPVATGNCLDNQVRWYYNSVDGVCDEFVYTGCGGNANSYASEDECENECFPAQETCVLPPLRGNGTESMIRWHFNEEIGRCSEFEFTGGRGNRNNFVTEQECMSRCGSGEQPASTYSVCDQPLEAGECDNSTTAWYYDNESMICVAFTYTGCGGNGNRFQSREQCERQCGEFKGVDVCNEEVATGPCRQWQTRYYFNKTSRICEPFTYGGCQGTGNRFENRGECESVCLIGQEPTFPHNKDICKQEVDVGRCRGRSETQRRWYYDDARGNCISFIYSGCAGNQNNFRSYESCYDFCSKTDITNEVLPNRCESYENECNSMACPYGVRRIPVDDNECQRCECNNPCADHACNDGQQCAIEVSPNVPGQFIPVCRLSNKPGLCPQLSADDGICGRECYTDADCRDDNKCCSNGCGFVCVRPTPPTVRTTAPTTAAPVVVYPGEVRASLAPKEKQELDVQTPMGGIAVLRCFATGNPAPNVTWSRNNVVVDTNQGRYVLTSSGDLTIVQVRQTDSGSYVCVASNGLGEPVRREVELQVTVPVSAVVGMDPNNNYTPGSTIAIGCSVQGYPKPNVTWIKDGLPLLPSERIQISVGEPYRLVINNINSADSGKYGCKAANAVSYSISEESVNVESTIPLNPECIDNEHFANCKLIVKGRYCKNKYYARFCCRSCALAGQL, from the exons ATGGATTTATCAAGGCGGTCTCG ATTACCGCCTTTGATAGGATTCATTCTATTACTTTGTATTCAAACGTCACAGTCAAGATTT tttggtGAGCGGTTAAAAAGACAAAATGGCGCACATATGTATCTTCCTGCGAGTTCGATAATACCTGGGGGTGAGGGTGATGATTCCACAGAATGGAGCGATTGGAGTTCAGCTTCTGAATGTTCGAGATCGTGTGGAGGCGGTGTTTCGTTTCAGACAAGAGAATGTTTGAGAACAGC GCCAAATGGTGCTCCTATATGTAAGGGAGGAAAtcgtaaatatttttcttgcaATACCCAAGATTGTCCTGAAGGGGAACCAGATTTTAGAAGTCAACAGTGTTCCCGTTTTAATCATCAGCCATTTGATGGAATTTTCTACGAGTGGATTCCTTACAAAAATGCTCCCAATCCTTGTGAGTTAAATTGTATGCCAAATGGCGAGCGTTTTTACTACAGACACAAGGCTAAAGTTATTGATGGAACACGATGCAATGATAAAGATTTAGACGTATGTGTTGATGGTCAATGTCAACCAGTGGGTTGTGATATGATGCTCGGATCTGATGCAAAAGAGGACATTTGTCGCAAATGTGGAGGTGACGGAACAACATGCCGTACAATTGCTGACCGATTTACTACAAATAACCTAGCTGCAGGATACAATGACTTGTTGTTGATACCAAGTGGTGCCACAAATATTCGTATACAAGAGACATCCCCATCGAACAATTATTTAGCTTGTCGGAACTTAAGTAGTCATTATTATTTGAATGGAAATTTTCGAATTGATTTTCCTAGATCAATGGAATTTGCTGGTTCATGGTGGAACTATCAAAGAAAACCTATGGGCTTTGCAGCACCGGATCAGTTAACTTGTCTTGGTCCTATTAATGAaccaatttttattgtgatGTTAGTTCAAGACAAAAACGTTAGTATCGAATATGAATACAGTATTCCGCAATCAGTTAGTTCCAGTACGCCTGATGTTTACACCTGGACCCACATGGAATATGGACCTTGTACTGCATCCTGCGGTGGTGGAACCCAGACACGTACAGTCACTTGTAATAATCGACTAAATTTGAAAGAGGTTGACGTAAGCTTTTGTGATGAAAGGGCAAAGCCAGCAGAAAGTCAAGAATGTGGAATGGAACCTTGTGCTCCTCATTGGGTTACAAGCGAATGGGGAAAATGTTCTAAAGGTTGTGGCTCAGACGGCATGCAAAATAGAACTGTTACTTGTGAGCGCACTTCTGCAACAGGAGAAAATACTATTGAAGAAGACTCAGTTTGCTTAGAAGAAGTTGGAAACAAGCCTGCCAATCAGCAAGAGTGCAACCGGGATATTGAGAACTGTCCCAAATACCATTTAGGTCCATGGACACCA TGTGATAAATTATGTGGCGAAGGCAAGCAAAAGCGAAAAGTTACTTGCTATATTGAGGAAAACGgtcgaaaaaaagttttaaacgaTGACGATTGCATTGAAGAAAAGCCAGAAACGGAAAAAGTGTGCATGTTGACTCCATGTGAGGGTGTGGATTGGATAATATCCCCTTGGAGTGGT tgCGATGCTTGTGGACAAACAACAGAAACTCGTACTGCAATTTGCGCTTCCAAATCCGGAAAGGTTTATGATGATGAATTTTGCGCACCTGAAACACCATCATTATCCAGACCTTGTGAatccaaaaaatgtaaaactttatGGTTTACATCCGAATGGAGTAAGTGTTCATCGCCATGCGGCAAAGGCATTCAGTCACGTGTTGTTTTGTGTGGAGAATACGATGGTAAAACTATTACGAAAGTAACGGACGATTCTCAATGTGACGTCACTTCTAAACCTGAAGCTGAGCAGGAATGTGAGGGTGATGACAAGGAGTGTCCTGGCCAGTGGTTCACTGGACCCTGGGAATCATGTACTAAGCCATGTGGGGGAGGCGAAAGGCAACGCGAGGTCTTATGTTTGACAAACGGTACGAAATCCAATAACTGTGACGAATCAAAAATCCAGTCGCTATCTGAAAAATGTAATACTCAAGCCTGCACAGAAGATGAGGTCATGCCTGTAGAAAGTACTGATAAGCAGGTTACTGATGAAGAATATGAAGAAGACTGTGAAGAAGAGGACGATGACAACATAAAATATGTAACCGATAAAATGAGTGAAGATTTGAAGACTTCTGATGGTATTGATTTCGATGAAGAATCAACAATGTCATCATTGATAACTGATGATCTTATGTTGAGTGACAGTACTCCTTCAGTAGACACTACCGATGAGGAAATTTCTACCGATACTCCTCTTACTACTGTCGATGGTTCAGGTGACGAAGCAGAGAGTACTGAGTTCTCTAGTATTGCTACGGAAGGTAGCGGTGACGGTATAGAAACAACTTCTGAAACTACAGATCGCTCTCAATCAACTGATCCTTCAGAATCAACTGGATCTGATTATACTGAATCAACAATTTCATCGACGGAAGAATCTTCATCCACTGAATATTCTTCATCAACGGAATCTTCATTATCAACAGATTCCTCTCTATCATCTGATGCTTATTCATCAACCGAATCGTCTTCATCTACGGAATCCTCCCTTTCAACTGAATCTTCATCAACTTCTGATATCGATACGACATCCTCCGATATTTATAGTTCTACTGACGTGTCAGAAAGTACTTTTGTAACTAAAATCTCAACAGACATAACCAAGTCTACTGATAGTTCTGACACTACATCGTCCGATTTTACAGATAAATACACTGTTTCACTTGCTACTGATAGTTCCGAAACTACAGATATTTCCAAGTCTACAGACTTAGAATCTACTACTGTATCACTTCATACAGATACATCTGAATCGTATTCGTCGACAGAACTATCTACCGAATTCTCTGGTGCAACTGGTAATTCTGAATCTACTAGTTTTAAAGACGAATCTGAAACAACTGTTTCTGAAGACATATCATCATCTTCAGATTCCTCTACATACTCATCTTCTGTAACAGACACTTCTACTGAATCTTCATCAGCAACAGATAAAATTGATTCAACTGAGATATCTACTGGTTCTACAGATTCATCTACTGAAAAAACTGAATCTACCGAAACAACTGAATCTACTGAATCTACCGAAACAACGGATTCGACATCCCTAGATTCAACGGAATCGTCACTTTCAACCGAAACAATAACAGAGTCATCAGTTTCGACAACAAACCTACCTACAGATTCATCTGTTACTGATTCAACAGAGTCTTCTGAATCTACCGAAACAACGGATTCGACGTCCCTAGGTTCAACGGAATCGTCACTTTCAACCGAAACAATCACAGAGTCTTCAGTTTCGACAACAAATCTACCTACAGATTCATCCGTTACTGATTCAACAGAGTCTACTGTAACTACCGAATCTACAGATTCAACAGACTTATCAAACTCAGATTCTACAGAGTCCACAATTTCAACCGAACCCACTACAGAATCATCTGTTTACACGACAGTCCAATCTACTGGCTCAATAGCATCTGATTCAACTAATTTCTCTGAAGCTTCTGAATATACCGATTTCACAGATTCTTCAACCTCAGATTTAAGGGATTCTACACTTCAAACAGATACTACAACAGAATCCCCTGTTTCTACAACAGATCAATCTACAGATTCAACAGATTTTGCTTCTACTGACTCCTCGGCAGCTACAGAATCATCGGAAACAACTGATCTTACTTCTTCTACAGACATATTTACATCGACAGAACTTTTAGCTTCAACTGAATCTTCTATATGGACATCAAGTTCCACTAAGTTATATGAAACCACTGTATCATCTGAGACATCTTCTACAGATATGTCTACATCTACTGATGTTACTTTATCCTCAGATTCTACAACAGTTATATCATCCACTGATATCATAACATCATTGAAATCAAGTACAGATGTTTCTGAATCTACAGACACATCCTATACTTCCGAATCATCAGATGAATTAACAGAACCATCAAGTACTTTGGGTATATCAGACACAACAGATTTTTCAACAGAAACAATTGGCCAGGAATCGTCCGGAGACACCACTTTGGAAACTGAATCTACAGTTATTTTCGACTCAACTACTGACACTTCTGGTGATTCTTCACTTTCAACAAATGAATTTACCACGGTCGATATATGGACAACTGAGGAAGATTATGAGAAGAGTACTCCTAACACATTGGAAGCCGCTATTACAAAAGAATCTAAAGTGAAAAAATGTAAAGCCAAAAAGCTTAAGGATTGCAAAAAAACTGAGCATGGATGCTGTCCAGATGGAAAACATATTGCAAAAGGTCCTTTTGATAAGGGTTGTCCTATTGCTAAGACTTGTGCTGAAACCGAATTTGGTTGTTGTCATGATGGTGTATCTCCAGCTGGTGGTAAAAACTTTGAGGGCTGTCCTCAATCACAATGTGCAGAAACATTATTCGGTTGTTGCCCAGATAAATTTACAGCTGCAGAAGGAGAAGATTACGAAGGATGTCCAGAACCAACAACATTACCACCAACCACAACTACTGAAATACCAGAAGAAACTACAGAACTTCTGGAATCTGAAAGTGCTGAAACATACAGTACTAATATTCCAGAAACCACTGATGTTTTTAGTACAGACAGTACTGATATACAAGAAACAACTGATATCTTTGATACAACAGATATTTCTGAAACAACCGATGCAACACTAACAAAAGTTACTGTACAGTCTTGTTCATTTAGTGAGTTCGGTTGCTGTCCAGATGGTAAAACTGTTGCTTCTGGCAAAAACTTTGCGGGATGCGAAGATGTGTTTGATGAAAAGAATTGCAGGAACTCACTGTTTGGCTGCTGTAATGATGGACGAACATCGGCTACTGGTCCTGATAATGAAGGATGCCCGGCATGTACTTACGAACCATACGGCTGTTGTCCAGACAACGAAACTCCAGCACATGGTCCTCTAGGAGAAGGTTGTTGTTTAAATTCACCATTTGGTTGCTGCCCTGATAACATTAACAGCGCTCGTGGTCCAAACTTTGAAGATTGTGACTGTCAGTATGCACCGTACGGTTGTTGCCCAGATAAAAAAACTGCTGCCCGTGGTCCTAACAGTGAAGGATGTGGCTGTGAAACTTTAGAGTTTGGTTGCTGTCCCGACAAGCTTACGCCCGCTCTGGGTCCTAAATTTGAAGGATGTTCCTGTCACACATTGCAATTTGGTTGCTGTCCCGATGGTATTACTGTGGCTCAAGGTCCTCATCATTATGGCTGTCATTGTTCTCAAACAGAATTTAAATGTTGTCCAGATGAAAAAACGCCAGCTAAGGGACCTAATAATGAAGGTTGTACTTGTTTAGAGAGCAAATATGGCTGTTGTCCTGATGGTGTTACCTCTGCCCAAGGTGATAAATTTGATGGCTgcgaaaatgttaaagaaccaCCACAAATGTCCTGCAAATTACCCAAAGAAACTGGTACCTGCGGTAACTTTTCCATTAAATTCTTCTTTGACACTTCATATGGCGCATGTGCTAAATTTTGGTATGGCGGATGTGGAGGCAACGGCAATAGATTCGATTCAGAAAGTGAATGCAAGGAAACCTGTCAAGAATTTAAAGGAAAAGATGCATGTCTCTTACCTAAGAGTCAAGGACCCTGCACAGGATACATTACCAAATGGTACTTTGATTCTGATCGTGGACGATGTGAAGAATTCAAATATGGTGGATGCTATGGCACAAATAATCGTTTCGACAGTCTGGAAGAGTGTCAATCATTATGTACAGTTAGTGAAAGTATTC CCACTTGTGAACAGCCAATGGATGAAGGACCGTGCGAAGGTAGTTTTGAACGGTGGTACTATGATAATGCGACTGATGTATGTCGTCCGTTCAGATATGGTGGCTGCAagggtaacaaaaacaattacccAACAGAGCATGCTTGTAATTACCACTGTCGTCAACCAGGAGTACATAAAG ATTATTGTTCATTACCTAAGAAAACCGGTGATTGCGGCGAAAAACACGCACGTTGGCATTATTCCGAGGCAGATAAGAAATGCATGCCCTTCTATTACACTGGTTGTGgaggaaataaaaacaatttccaaTCTTTGGAATCATGCGAGGATCATTGCCCCAAACAAGTTG CCAAGGATATATGCGAAATTCCCGCAGAAGTGGGAGAATGCACCAATTATGAACCTATGTGGTACTACGATACTAAAGATCAACGCTGCCGTCAATTTTATTATGGCGGTTGTGGTGGAAATGAAAATAAGTTCACTTCGGAGGACGCTTGTAATCAAAGATGCGAAAAAAAATCAGAACCACAACCAGAACCACAACCTGAACCACAACCAGAAGTTGTCCAACCACCAACTGACATCAATGTGTGTGATGAGAAACCAGCTCAAGGAGAATGTGACAACTACACTATGGTATGGCACTTTGACAAGGAATATTCTGTTTGTCGGCAATTTTATTATGGAGGATGTGGTGGTAATGGAAATAGATTTGAAAGCCAAGCAGATTGCGAAAGACAATGTATTGGTGAGTCACAAGCCGTCCCCGAATCCGTTCCAGTCCAACCTGAGCAGCCGACAAATGAGAATGTCTGCTTATTACCACAAGATACAGGCGATTGTGATGATTACATGCCTTACTGGTACTTCGATTCTACAATTTCTCAATGTTCTTCATTTTACTATGGTGGCTGTGGAGGCAATGGTAATCGCTTTACTTCAGAAGAGGAATGTCTCAAACACTGTAGTGCGGAACCAGGTTTCCAGACTAGATTTGAGCCTGACCTGGAAGCAAGTCCGGAAATTGATGACGCTCGCAAATGTTTCTTGCCAGTTGCAACTGGAAACTGCTTAGACAACCAGGTTCGTTGGTATTATAACAGTGTTGATGGCGTTTGCGATGAATTCGTGTACACAGGTTGTGGTGGCAATGCTAACAGCTATGCCTCGGAAGATGAATGTGAAAATGAATGCTTCCCCGCTCAGGAGACATGTGTTTTACCACCACTGAGAGGTAATGGAACTGAAAGTATGATCAGATGGCATTTCAATGAAGAAATCGGTAGATGTAGTGAATTCGAATTTACTGGTGGTCGAGGtaatagaaacaattttgtAACTGAACAGGAATGCATGTCACGGTGTGGAAGTGGCGAACAACCTGCTTca acTTATTCCGTATGTGACCAACCTCTGGAGGCTGGGGAATGCGATAACAGTACCACAGCATGGTACTACGATAATGAAAGCATGATTTGTGTGGCTTTTACTTATACCGGTTGTGGTGGAAATGGTAATCGGTTCCAATCTCGGGAACAGTGTGAGCGGCAGTGCGGTGAATTCAAGGGTGTTG ACGTCTGCAATGAGGAAGTGGCAACCGGACCATGTCGTCAGTGGCAAACGCGGTATTACTTTAATAAGACTTCCCGAATTTGTGAGCCATTTACTTATGGCGGTTGCCAAGGTACCGGCAATAGGTTTGAAAATCGTGGCGAATGTGAATCAGTGTGTTTAATTGGCCAAGAGCCTACATTCCCTCATAATAAAG ATATCTGCAAACAGGAAGTTGATGTGGGACGTTGTAGAGGTCGTTCAGAGACTCAACGTCGTTGGTATTATGATGATGCTCGTGGCAATTGTATTTCGTTTATCTATTCGGGTTGTGCGGGCAATCAAAATAATTTCCGCTCCTATGAATCTTGTTATGATTTCTGTTCAA AAACGGATATTACAAATGAAGTTTTGCCAAATCGTTGCGAATCGTATGAAAATGAATGTAACTCAATGGCTTGTCCTTATGGAGTACGGCGTATTCCTGTTGACGATAATGAATGTCAACGCTGCGAATGTAACAACCCTTGTGCCGATCACGCATGCAATGATGGACAACAGTGTGCGATTGAAGTTTCTCCGAACGTACCTGGACAATTTATTCCAGTTTGCCGTCTCAGCAATAAACCTGGCCTCTGTCCACAACTAAGCGCTGACGACGGTATTTGCGGACGAGAATGCTACACTGATGCTGATTGTAGGGATGATAACAAATGCTGTAGCAATGGTTGTGGTTTCGTTTGTGTACGCCCTACTCCACCTACCGTCCGTACAACAGCGCCTACAACAGCAGCTCCTGTTGTTGTTTATCCAGGAGAAGTTCGAGCCTCATTAGCTCCAAAGGAAAAACAAGAATTAGATGTTCAAACTCCAATGGGTGGTATTGCTGTCCTTAGATGTTTTGCCACTGGAAATCCAGCCCCTAACGTTACCTGGTCCCGTAACAATGTAGTG GTTGACACAAATCAAGGCCGTTACGTTTTGACCTCAAGCGGTGATTTAACAATCGTACAAGTTAGACAGACCGACAGTGGGTCTTATGTTTGTGTAGCCAGTAATGGATTGGGTGAACCTGTCAGACGTGAAGTTGAATTACAAGTTACAG TTCCTGTAAGTGCAGTCGTAGGAATGGATCCCAACAATAATTATACACCCGGCTCCACTATTGCTATAGGATGTTCTGTACAAGGCTACCCTAAACCGAATGTAACATGGATTAAAGATGGCCTACCACTGTTACCAAGCGAACGAATCCAAATATCAGTTG gtGAACCTTATCGTCTAGtaattaacaatataaattCTGCTGATTCTGGTAAATATGGCTGCAAAGCAGCTAATGCAGTTAGTTATTCGATCAGTGAAGAAAGTGTTAATGTTGAAT CAACAATTCCATTAAATCCTGAGTGCATAGACAATGAACATTTTGCCAACTGTAAACTTATCGTAAAGGGACGTTACTGCAAGAATAAATACTATGCCAGATTCTGTTGTAGATCATGTGCTCTAGCTGGCCAGCTTTAA